TTGAGGAACTGTTGAGGAGCTGTTGAGGAACTGTTGAGGAGCTGTTGAGGAACTGCTCAGGAACTGTTCAGGAGCTGTTCAGGAACTGTTCAGGAACTGTTCAGGAACTGTTGAGGAACTGTTCAGTATCTGTTCAGGAACTGTTCAGGAACTGTTGAGGAACTGTTCAGTATCTGTTCAGCATCTGTTCAGTATAGGTTCAGGAACTGTTCAGTACCTGTTCAGTACCTGTTCAGGAACTGTTCAGTACCTGTTCAGGAACTGTTCAGTATCTGTTCAGTAACTAAACGACTCTGACTGTTGAGATCAACTTGGCACAAAGACTCTGTAACATCAGAATGTCAGGGACTCGAATCATCAGCCTTTAACCACAAACGTCGATAAACTGAGAGCCCGGTACGCTCCTCATGTTTTGACccatatctttttcttttcagtctgcAGACTCGTTGCTTCAAGAGAAACCGTTGGAGAAACCAGAAGACTCTGAACCAGAACCGTCTGCTGGTCCGGATCCTTCTGCAGTCCCTGAGGTTCCTCAGATGTCTGAAGACCTGCAGCCTGACAAAGATCCAGAACCTGCTGATCCACCGTCTTCTACCACATTTGATTCCGACTCCAAGACCCTGAGCAGCGCCGAGTCTTCAGACGAGGACGAGAGGGAGGCGGCGGATGGCGAGTCCAGTTCTCCCAGTATTCTGCCGTCCTCGGTGCTGGACAAGGCCAGCGCCATCGCTCAGCACTTCACCAGCATCAAGAGAGGCAGCCTGGCCCAGGACGACGCCCGGTCCCTGGGCTGTCCGTCCCCTCGTTTACCCAGCAGGACCGGCAGCATGCTCAGCCTGCGGTCCGAGTCGGCCGACCGCCCGCTGCGCCTCAACAGCAACTCCTCCGACCCGCCCGAGGCGTTCGGCGGAGCGGACCTCAGTCTGCTGTCCCCCAGGGACGACAGCCTCTTCGAGCCGGACCGCAGCGTTCGGCGCAGGCGGGACTCCACCCTGTCCAAGCAGGACCAGCTGCTCATCGGGAAAATCAAGAGCTACTACGAGAACGCCGAGAACCAGGACGCCTCGTTCGGCCTGCGGCGCCGGGAGAGCCTGACCTACATCCCTTCAGGCCTGGTCCGGAGCTCCGTCAGCCGCTTCAACAGCATCCCCAGAGTAGAGACGGCCCAGTCCAATCCTCCGGCTTCAGCCCAGGATCTGGATCCTCTCTCCACTCAACCGGCTGAGACTAAGGACCTCTTGGTCTCCAGTCAGTCTTTGGACTCGATGAAGTCCGATCTGTTGAGCAGCGACTGCGAAGAACCGCACAGGTTCCGGCCGACACACGAAGATCTGTCAGAGGAAGAGTTCAGATCGTCATCGGAGATGATTAAGATCTGGCAGGCGATGGAGCGACAGATCTCCAGATCCCAAAGTGAAGACAGGGAATCCAGTCGATCCAGAGAGACTGTGAAGCCCTCCATCTCCGCCGGCGTCAGCAGCTTAACCCGGACCAAGAGCTGCGACCCCGACCTGGGAAACTCCGACCTCAGCGCCGTCACAGAGGACTCCTTCAGTCCCTCACTGCCAAAGACCAGAACCGCGCTCAGCCGGGCCGGAAGTCAGACCAGCACCTCCAGAAGCTTCAGGGAAGAGACGGCGACACTGCGAGCCCCGGTGCCCCGCGTGGCGCAGCTGAGGGCCGAGGCCGGCGGCGACAAACCCGCGGAGGAGACGGAGCAAACGGACGAGGTGGACAGAGCCGAGAGCAAAGTTCTTCTTCTGGCTCGTCGCTACAGCCAGCGGATCAGATCCTCCAGTCCGGTGGTCCGACAGCGGAGTCCGGCCGGCCCGTTCAACAGGAAGACTCTGGCTTGTGTGGTGGAGGAGAAGGAAGGCTCAGGTACGCCGTGTAGCTCTAATCCATTCATTagctccctctgctggtgaGTCAGGGTATGACTCAGGGTCTGGGGAAGCCATGTTGGACGATCTCTCCAGAGTCGATGGGCTGCTGGAACAACCTCCAGATAAAGTCACATTTGGTGTCcattgttacctagcaaccccagcaaagccccgcccgttacctagcaacagctcCATTGTATTTAGTCAGCTGGTTTCCCCgctgtataatggctgctggaaaagccacagtgttttgttgttgacttaccatccagaaacctcTTGCTGCATTCtggctggttgtgcaggagcctccacttctgcttttcaaagatgtatgatTGTATAATtggcatctgtttgcagccatgtgagtgtaaacgttgagtggGGGGCGGGGCCAGCAGCAGATGGATTTAAAGAGGCAGGACTCCCTGAACAGGTTTTGAATAGGCCGTAGATGTTCTCCTGTTTTTCCCGTTTTGCAGCTGAGAGTTTCTGGGCTGTTTTTGATGGTTTTGGTCGGTTCTGTCCTCTAAACTCTGGTTTCGGTCCGTTCTCTGCAGGGAAGCCCAGCCTGACTCTGCCTCTGGGTCCTAAGGTCCAGTCCAAGTCTCTGCCGCTGAGCCCGGTGGACCCGGTCCAGAACCCGGGCGGCGGCGCTCCAGGCCACGCCCCTCTCAGCCCGCCGCCCCCCACCGAGGGTTTCAACTGGCCCGACGTGCGGGAACTCCGCTCCAGATACTCCAGCGGCGGCggccggaaccagaaccggcctATGAGCCGCAGCAGCACCATCCCGGACCGCATGTTGGACGTCGGCCTCAGGAGGCACTCCAGCGGATCGCCCGGCCATCTCCATGACGACGGCGCGTCGTCAGGCCGACCCCGCGGCGGGCGGGCCGCGGCGCGGGACGAGCGATCCAAACGGCTGCACAGGGCCAACTCTCTGGACCCGCGGCtcagcctgcagcagctggGCGACCTGCAGCGGATCCGGCAGGCCGCCGGCCCCGCCGACCCCGGTTACTACATCGCCGCCGAGGCGCCGCTCACAGACGACCCCGAACACAAGATCATCATCATGGAGAAGCTTCCAGAACCCGGGAACGGGGAGCCGGCAGAGGACGACGGATACGTCCAGATCCGCTCGCCGACCAGCCGGGAGAAGATCTCCATCATGGCCGTCATCGACCGCTGCCGCGCCTACCAGGACTCCGACGACTACAGGCTGAGGGACGCCGCCAAGACGGCGCCGCCTTCAGAGCAGGACGAGTCGCAGAAAACCCGACCCGACTCCGGGCAGAGCGGTCAGACGAGCATCGTGAAAAACCTGAGGGAAAAGTTTCAGAACCAAACCTGAACCGAACCTTTCAGATTCAGGACCAGATCCATCATGAATACCCATCATGCTCcacgttgctatggaaacgtcCTGAACCGGGTCGATGGGTCAAACCAGCTTTTATTCATCCAGAGAATTCAGGTCAAACggagatttaattttttttttattacgaGTCATAATGACCAGAGAAAAGTTTCATGAAAAACATTCGATAAACATCCAGACGTGATTCTTTCCTCCAAAAACTCTTTTCAACGTTCAGCTGCTCTAAAtaacgactttattctcattttaacgtttttaataactttttgtCGTACGACTTTTACTCCGACTTTTTTTCAATCAATCcaattttatatgtatttatatataaacatttcagCAGCGAGGCATTTCAAACATGACTAAAGTAAAAACAGCAGGTGACGGTGAATAAACGGAGAAAGAgattctggaaaaaataaagataaaaacattaaaaccccttttagAACTTCAGCTAAACGTCGTTTATCTGGGCTTTACGTCATTAAAACGTAAgcagtgagaaataaaaagaaattaataaatagataactgcttttatctttactttttatcattttaagtagttttttttttttcctgatgctCCGTCGTACTTCGAGTttcttcgtcctcctcctcatcctcactctGTCCAGCCAgttcaactttattctggttctggaataaaattattttcttatgtcAATAAAATTATCGCTTGAGGCTCTGAAACATGAAACCAAATATTATACAGGGTGTATGTATATTTATGAGCCTTAGACATGAATTGTATGTTGAAATGAATAATTCCTGATGCTGATGATGATCAGGCGTTTTAACTCTGGGCTGCATGCAGTAGATGATTTAACTAGGACAATAAagaataaactgaatattttaagagtaaaaatatgtaaatttataatataattaaaataaatgatttattttgctgcttctgATCCAACTTactgtttttacatgttgtgcctttttgtgattttattccaaatgagtttgaacatttttattatttaatttgtcaCTGAAGCGTCTTTGCTCAgaggtgacctctgacctctgacccccacTGTAGCTCCTCGTATTTATTGGATCTCATGTAAATAGAAACGTTTGTGTGTCTGTTAACGTCGGC
This sequence is a window from Poecilia reticulata strain Guanapo unplaced genomic scaffold, Guppy_female_1.0+MT scaffold_1042, whole genome shotgun sequence. Protein-coding genes within it:
- the LOC103461318 gene encoding pleckstrin homology domain-containing family G member 3-like, which gives rise to SADSLLQEKPLEKPEDSEPEPSAGPDPSAVPEVPQMSEDLQPDKDPEPADPPSSTTFDSDSKTLSSAESSDEDEREAADGESSSPSILPSSVLDKASAIAQHFTSIKRGSLAQDDARSLGCPSPRLPSRTGSMLSLRSESADRPLRLNSNSSDPPEAFGGADLSLLSPRDDSLFEPDRSVRRRRDSTLSKQDQLLIGKIKSYYENAENQDASFGLRRRESLTYIPSGLVRSSVSRFNSIPRVETAQSNPPASAQDLDPLSTQPAETKDLLVSSQSLDSMKSDLLSSDCEEPHRFRPTHEDLSEEEFRSSSEMIKIWQAMERQISRSQSEDRESSRSRETVKPSISAGVSSLTRTKSCDPDLGNSDLSAVTEDSFSPSLPKTRTALSRAGSQTSTSRSFREETATLRAPVPRVAQLRAEAGGDKPAEETEQTDEVDRAESKVLLLARRYSQRIRSSSPVVRQRSPAGPFNRKTLACVVEEKEGSGKPSLTLPLGPKVQSKSLPLSPVDPVQNPGGGAPGHAPLSPPPPTEGFNWPDVRELRSRYSSGGGRNQNRPMSRSSTIPDRMLDVGLRRHSSGSPGHLHDDGASSGRPRGGRAAARDERSKRLHRANSLDPRLSLQQLGDLQRIRQAAGPADPGYYIAAEAPLTDDPEHKIIIMEKLPEPGNGEPAEDDGYVQIRSPTSREKISIMAVIDRCRAYQDSDDYRLRDAAKTAPPSEQDESQKTRPDSGQSGQTSIVKNLREKFQNQT